ACACGTCTGGCCAGCACAGCGCCAATAGCTCCCCCGATCACCAGCCCGGCAATCATTTCAACAGGTGTCACAATCCGATGCAAAAACAGCGTGGCTACCACAGCCAGCAACATGCCCAGCGCCGCCAGTTGATTGCCTCCGCGGGCGGTCTTGGGCGACTGCAGTCGTTTGAGGCCCAGGATAAACAGGGCCGCTGCCAGCAGGTAGGTCAGATCAATCAGCGTGGTCTTCATCGGTAGGCCAACAGGTTAAAGTCCACCAGCATCAGGACATGGCTGCCGGCTCGGACACTTCTTGCTTTTCGGAGGTTTGTGCCCGCTGTGCTCGCGTCTTGAACATCTGTAGCATACGATCAGTCACCAGAAAGCCGCCCACTACGTTAATCGTAGCAGCGATCAACGCGACCAATCCCAGCCATTTTGACCAGGTTCCCCCCACCATGCCAGCCACGACCAGCGCTCCCACGATCGTGATCCCACTGATCGCATTGGACCCGGACATGAGCGGCGTATGTAGCGTCTGCGGCACCTTACTGATGACTTCAAAGCCTACAAAAGCAGCCAGCACAAAAATGATCAGATTATCTAACATGGCACACACCTATCGGTCCGTTCAATCTATTTGCCCTCTCAGGCGGCCAGGAGTGCACGCACGCGCTCGTTAACTACCTCGCCTTTATAGGTAACACAGGCACTCTTGAAGATTTCATCTTCAAAGTTAGGCGTAAAGCCTTCGGGCGTCGTGAACTCCTGAATCATGGCCAGCAACGTCCGGGCATACATCTGACTGGCATGCACCGGCATTTCGGCGGGCAGGTTCATAGGCCCGACAATATGGACACCGTTATGCACAACGGTCTCGCCTGGCCGGGTCAATACACAGTTGCCCCCGTTGGGAGCGGCCAGATCGATAATCACCGAACCGGGTTGCATGGCGGCCACAGCTTCTTCAGTAATTAACACGGGCGCCCGTCGCCCCGGCACCTGGGCCGTGGAGATCACCACGTCCGCACGTCCGATATGGGGTACCAGAAGCTGCGCCTGCTGTCGCTGTTTCTCTTCGGCCAGCGCTTTGGCATATCCCGACACATCCTGCGCATCGGGCACCTCAAAGGGCAGCTCCACAAACGTGGCTCCCAGACTCTGCACTTCTTCTTTGACTACATCGCGGATGTCGTAAGCCGACACCCGCGCACCCAGACGTCGCGCCGTTGCAATGGCCTGGAGTCCGGCCACGCCCGCCCCCAGTACAAGCACATTGGCTGGCCGCACCGTTCCGGCGGCCGTCGTCAGCAGTGGGAAAAATTTGGGCAGCAGGTTGGCTGCAATCAATACGGCTTTATAGCCCGCCACAGCCGCCATCGCCGAAAGCGCGTCCATCTTCTGCGCTCGTGAAATACGGGGCACCAGCTCCATGGCCAGCGCCGTCACCCCCTGACGCGCCAGCTTTTCAATGCGCTCAGGATGATCCAGGGGACTCAAAAACCCGATGAGTACACTGCCCGAACGCAGCAGGGTGATTTCTTCTACCGATGGGGGCTGTACGTGCACCACCAGATCAGAGGCCCAGGCTTCCTCCTGAGTTACCACCTGCGCACCAGCCGTTTCATAAGCTGCATCCGCAAAGTACGCCTTGGCTCCAGCTCCCTGGGCCACGCGCACGGTCATCCCCTGCTGTGTCAGACGCTTTACCACGTCGGGCACCAGCGCTACCCGCCGCTCGCCCGCCGCTGTTTCGGCCGGAACGCCAATTTGCACAGCCATGTGAGGCATCTTGCTTATGTTACAGAGCTAAAAACAAACGTTGACCCTACTGGCGCTGCACTTTCACCTTCTCAGGCCACGGAGGCTGCTGAAAAAACCATGCTGCCCCTGTAGCTGCAAGCCGCTGCCGCCTCCTTTGAGCCCAGTCCATCCACCAACCAATATAAACACAAGGCCACCTCCTTTCCCTCGCTTAAAAACGCAGGCACACCCGGTGGCCTTTCGTAATAAACACCGCAGGCATACGTACAGCAATGCCTGCCGCAAATATTGACCAATCCATCACACAAAATCAACCATATCTTTGCTCAAAATAGTCCATGAACGATATAAGGGCTTCGACGGCCTCAATCGGGCAGGCGTTGTAGATCGACGCCCGCAATCCACCCACCGAGCGGTGGCCTTTCAGCCCGATAAGCCCGGCTTGCCTGGCCTCCTCCACAAAGCGCTGCTCCAGCTCTTCACTGGGCAGGCGAAACGTGACATTCATCTTCGAGCGTGAAGTGGGTTCGGCCGTACCCCGATAGAATTCACTCCGATCAATGCGGTCGTAGAGTAACTGGGCTTTCCGGTTGTTAATGGCTTCGATAGCTGGCAACCCCCCCAGTCCTTCCAGCCAGCGCAGCACTTTCTCGACCAGGTAAACAGCAAAAACCGGCGGCGTGTTGAAGATTTTGCCCACATGCGTACCGTAGTCAAGCATTGTGGGCAATGGCTGATTCCGACGCTGCAGGAAGTCGTCCCGAATGAGGACCACGGTCACCCCGGCCGGTCCTACATTCTTCTGAGCACCGGCATAGATTAAACCGTACCGTTCCGGGTTGATACGCCGACTCAAAAAGTCACTTGAGGCATCGCATACCAGCGGTACCTCCGCTTCTGGCTCGGTCTGAAACTGCGTGCCATAGATTGTATTATTTGAGGTAAAGTGCAGATAGGCCGCCTTCGGATTCAGATTCCACGTGGACGAATCCGGAATGTAGCTGAAGTTTCGATCCTCGCTGCTGGCCGCTACACGCGCATTGCCGAGAAAGCGGGCCTCCTTGTAGGCTTTTTGGGCCCAGGCTCCCGTAATCAAATAGTCGGCCGAGCCATCCCGGGGCAGAAAGTTCAGGGGCACCTGATGAAATTGCAGCGAGGCGCCCCCCTGCAAAAAGAGCACGTGCCACTTCTCATCCAATCCCAGCAATTTGCGTAGCAGCGCTTTGGCCGAGGCGTCAATGTCGGCATACGTTGAGGAGCGGTGGCTGATTTCCAGGATAGAAGTTCCCAGATCTCGATAGACCGGCAGCTCTTCTCTGACTTCCATCAACACCGGTTCAGGCAGCACGGCTGGACCGGCCGAAAAGTTATAGACCCGGCCACTTGCCGTACGAAATACCGGAGCTTGCAAGGCTGCAGGTTGCGTCATGGCTCCCTCTCTGTTTTGGTGTGTTCCTCAATGAAGGGGTATCAGTGAAACGGCCAGGACGTCCGGGAGTGCCGCAATGCGTTGCACGACGGCCTCATCCGGCTGTCCGTCAAACCGAATGCGCGCACAGGCAGCACGCGCTCCGGCAAAGATCAGGTTTTCCATCTCCTGTACGTTCCAGTTCGCCCGTCGCACCTCGTCAAGCACCGAGGCCAGCACCCCCACCTTATCGAGATGGCGTACGGTCAGTAGATGGGTAGCCGGCGAGTGCACTTCCAGATTTACGCAGTTGGGGGCATGACCGGTCTCAAGATAGCTCCTGATAATGCGAACGACTTCGTCGGCAATCGCCTCCTGCGCCTGTTGCGTCGAGGCGCCAATATGATGCGTAATGTATACCTGGGGATGACGGGCCAGTGGATGGGCAAACGCGCCGGATTTTTCCGCCGGCTCTCCTTCCATCACATCCAGCGCCGCTCGAATGCCGCGATGTTCCAGCGCCCAGCTCAGCGCCTCTTCGTCGACCAGCGAACTCCGGCTGGTATTGATAAAGTAAGCCCCGGGCTTCATCGCTTCGAAGAAAGCCCGGTTGGCCAGATGGCGCGTCTCCGGGGTAGCGGCCAGATGCAGCGTTACAATATCCGCCTCGTTCGCTACCTCCAGAGGACTGTGCTTACGGACGACACCCAGCTCATGAGCGATCTCATCGGTTAGCGAACGACTCCAGGCTACCACGGGCATTCCAAAGGCATGGGCGCGCCGCACCACCTCTCGGCCGATATGGCCCAGGCCAATTACCCCAAGCGTTCGCCCCTTGAGCCCCCGCCCTTTGCTGTAAGCGGCCTTGTTCCAGCGTCCCTGGCGCGCATCCAGGACGTTTTCCGGAATGAAGCGATCCAGCGCCAGGATCAATCCAAAGGTCAGCTCAGCCACGGCCACCGCATTCTTACCAGGACAGTTCGCCACAAAAATCCCCCGATCCGAGGCCGCGGTCACATCAATGGTGTCGTAGCCGGCGCCTGCGCGGATGATCAGCTCCAGAGACGGCGCGGCTTGCATCATGTCGGCCGTTACGCGCGTGGATCGCACCACAAGAATTTCCGGATTCAGATCAGAAAGCGCTTCCGACAACGCCTCGTTTTTCAGTTCGGGTCGGTTATGCACGGTCAGCCCCATGTGCTGGAGCGCTGCCAGACAGCGCGCCTCTAACTTGTCAGCAACCAGTACTTGCATGGTCCGCTCCCCTTTTTTCAGGCAGGTTCAATCAAAAACATGGATGAGCAAGCCGCTACGCAGCTTAGGTTCGAACCAGGTGGATTTGGGTGGCATCAGCAAGCCGGCATCAGAGACGGCTACCAGCTCTTCAATGCTGGTCGGATACATGGCAATGGCCAGGTCTGCCTCGCCCCGCTCGACCATGTCTTTCAACGCAGGGAGCCCTCGAATCCCTCCTACAAAGTCCAGATTGGGATCGGTACGTGGATCGGTAATGCCCAGGATGGGCTCCAGGATATGTTCATTCAGGCGGGCCACATCCAGTTGGTCGGCTACAGTAGCCCGCTGCGACGGCGGTAACACCACCCGATGCCAGCTTCCGTCCAGGTACAACGTGATGATACCTTTGGCCGGTGGGGTAGGATCTTCCACATGACGCCTCACCTCCATGCGTGCTTCCAGCGCCTGCAAAAATTCTTCGGCCGACATAGGAAGCCGACGCACCACGCGGTGGTAGGGCAGAATGCGCAACTGCCCCATTGGAAAAAGCACCGCTGGAAAGATCTCGTACGCGGCCAGTCCTTCACGGGTCGCCTCCTGCTCACGCAGCACCCTGGCTGCGCGAGCGGCTGCTGCACACCGATGGTGCCCATCGGCCACATAGACGCGCTGCACTCCCTGGAAAGCCTCCAGGAGCGTGGACGGATCGTCCACCTTCCAGATCGTGTGGCGTACGCCATCATCGGCCACAAAATCATACAGCGGTGCCCCTTCCATACCGCGGGCTACCCGTTCGTCAATGACAGCCTGATCTGCATAGGTCAGCATGACCGGTTCAGCATGGGCCCGCTGCTCCAGAATATGACGGGTGCGATCGGCCTCTTTATCCGGCCGTGTTTTTTCATGCCGCACGATCCGCCCATCCTCATAGGCAGCCACCGGTACACACCCAAACACTCCGGTCTGCACATGATCGCCCATCTGCTGCCGATAAATGTAGAGCGCCGGGGTCGGATCCTGTACAAAAAGGGCGCTCTCCCGAAACCTTCGTAGGTTTTCTGCACCCTTAGCGTAAACGGCTTCGTCGTGCTCGTCGGTGCCTTCCGGCAGATCGATCTCCGGACGAATGACGTGCAGAAAGCTCCAGGGTTTGCCGGCAGCCAACCGGCGTGCTTCTTCCGTACGCACTACATCATAAGGAGGGGAGGCGACTTCGGCGGCCTTTTCAGGAAGGGGCCGCAATGCGCGAAACGGATATAACAACGACATGGTTCACAGGTTTTTGCATCGAATGCCTTGACGTCAGGACCTTCTTCGAGGTTCACAAAGTTAATATGCTACACTTTGAAAGTCGTGCGAATCCTGTAACACCTGCCTGCAACGTATAGGAAACTTCTCTTCCGTGGTCTACGTTAAAGGGTTCGGTTTTTGGAAAACATCGCGGGGTGGAGCAGCTGGTAGCTCGTCGGGCTCATAACCCGAAGGTCGCGGGTTCGAATCCCGCCCCCGCTACAGCGAAAGGCGCCTGATCCATAAAAGGCAGGCGCCTTTTTTATTTGCCGTTTGTCTTACAGCTCAATTTTTTCTGCCCATTGATTTAAGTGCCCGTCCAAACAGCCGATTCTCTACGGAAAAGCTATGACCCCCCGTGTGCCTTAACCAACCATCCAAAAGCCATGCGTACCATGCGCTTCGTTGCCGTATTGTCGTTTTTGCTGAGCACAGCCTTTGTTCTGGTGCCGGCTAACGAGTCGGAGGTCACGCCCATTCAGCAGCTCTTTCTGATCAAAGAGCTAAAGCCCGATATCAGCCGGATTGGCGTTATCTGGGATAAGAGTGCGACCAGTCGGGATCAGATCTTGCTCCAGTTGGAACGCGCTTCGGCAGCCACCGGCATCAAGGTCATCGTTGGCGAAGTGGCCAACTTGCAGGAAGTAGCGCCCCAGTTTCGGACATTGTTGCGTGACCACAGGATTGAGGCGCTCTGGATCCTGGAAGAGAGCGGGCTGTTGGGGCGGGCTGCTACCCGTAGCTTTCTGATCAAAAGTGCCACGCAGGCAGGTATGCCCGTGTTTGCCCCCTCTGAAACCTGGCTCAAAGAGGGAGCCTGTGTCACCTGGCGCAAAGACGCGGGAGGCATCCAGCTGGTCGTCAACAAGGCGGTGGCCGAGGCCATGGGTATCACGATCCCGGCCAAGTATGAGAATCGCACGGCCTTCCTGGCGATGAATTAGCATGTTTCACCAGAAGCTATAGCCGGTCATGGAGGAACTGCGGACCCATTCACTGCGGGCGTTGCTAACCCGAATGAACCTGCGCCGACGTTTTGTGCTGTTCCTGGGCGGGCTGGCAACGCTGACGTTTGTCGCCTTCTTCATTTATGCCCAGTATTCCATCCGGGTCACTGAGCATGAGTTTGAACAGCGGGGGCATCTGCTGGCCCAGATGCTGGCCCACAAGAACAGCCTGGCCCTGCTCATGCAGGATACCGAGGGGTTGCAACAGGCTCTTGAACAGGCAACAGCCTCGGGTTATGCCACGGCTGGCGCCTTTCTCAATCAGGAAGACAGCGTGGTAGCGGCCCATAACCTGGAGATACTGCGCCCTGAAGATCTGGCGGCGCCCGCAGATACCACCCTTGGAGCGCGCCTGCATTGGACGAAAACGCGGGCCGGTGCCCCGGTGCTGGTGGCGCAGGCGCCGGTCACCTTGGGAGCCGATGGGCAACAACTGGGCCGTGTGCTGGTGGTGCTGCCAGCCGAATCCGTACAGGCGCAGCAGCGCACCGGATTCTGGTTGTCGATGCTGATTGCCGCCTTCATTACACTGATTGTCTGGCTGATTCTGGTGGTCGTCCAGCGCACTGTGGTGCGCCCGGTGGAACAGCTACGTCAGGCTGCCCGTGCGGTTGAGCAGGGCGATCTGAGCGTACGTGTCCACATTGATCAGCAGGACGAAATTGGACAGCTGGCCGCCTCTTTCAATGCCATGGTGGAGGCCAGTCAGCGCAACATGGAGGCCCTGCGGGAGCAGCAGGAAGCGGCCGAAGCCGCCCGTAAGCAGGCCGAAGCCCTGCGTCGCCAGGCCGAAGAAACCAGTCAGCGTCTGCAGGAACGCTTCCGTCAGATTTCACAGGTCATTGCTGCCGTTACGCGTGGCGATCTGACCCATCGGCTTGAAGTATCCGAGGACGATGAGGTAGGCGCTCTGATGCGTCAGATCAACCAGATGATTGAAGACCTGACGGCGCTCGTCCGTGAAATTCATGCGACCGGCAACGCGCTGGCGGAAGTTGCCCACAGCGTGTCGACCTCGGCCGAAGAAATGTCGGCCGGCGCCAGCAACCAGGCCCAGCAGACCATGGAAGTGGCCACGGCGATCGAGGAAATGACGCAGACGATCGCCTCTTCCTCCCAAAACGCACACGAAGCCAACCGCATGGCCCAGCGGGCTTCAAAGCTGGCTGCCAGTGGTGAAGAGATCTTTCGCAAAACGACCGAGGGCATGCACCGCATCGCCACCATTGTCAAGGATTCGACCCAGAAGGTCATGGCCCTCGGGGAGTCCAGCGCCCAGATCGGCGAAATCATTCAGGTCATCAGCAGCATCGCCGATCAGACAAACCTGCTGGCCTTGAACGCCGCTATCGAGGCAGCTCGTGCTGGCGAGCAGGGACGCGGCTTCGCGGTGGTGGCCGACGAAGTACGCAAGCTGGCCGAACGCACCACCAGCGCCACCAAGGAAATTGAGCAGATGATTACCCGGATCCAGCAGAACACGGGGGAGGTTGTCGAATCAATGACGCGGGGCAATAGCGAAGTGGAGGCCGGTCTGAAGCTGGCCGATGAGGCTTCGCACGCTTTCGGGGAAATCCTGCAGGCCATTGATCAGATGGTGCTGATGATCAACCAGATTGCCTCGGCCAGCGAGCAGCAGTCGGCTACCAGCAGTCAGATCTCGCAAAGCGTTGAAGAGATTTCGTCGGTGGCCAATGAGGTCTCGCGTGCTACTTCAGAGCTGGCCGCCACGGCCAACATACTGAACCAGCACGTGCATCAGATGCGCCAGCTTATCGAACGCTTCCGCATCCAGCAGACGAACGAGCTCAAACAACCGATCACTGCCTCTATCGGAGATGGGCAATAGAACACACGGGGGACACCCAAAAAGGCTGCCGACATCGGCAGCCTTTTTTTATTTATTACTGCCAGAGCTGGTGTATCGTCCAAGCCACGCCGGCTCCCAACGCGGCACCGATTAACACGTCGGTCGGATAATGGACCCCTTTCCAGACGCGTCCGATGGCCACACTGGAAGCCCAGACGTAAGCCGGCCCCACCACATACACCCGGGGTACTTCCAGACTCCAGGCGGTTGCCAGCGCAAAGGCCAGGGCGGCATGTCCCGATGGAAAGGCATACGAGGAGGGTGAATCTCCACGGGGCGTGATATCCTCCCATGCCTTGAAGGGCCTGTCCCGCTGGATCACAGCCTTCAGTCCGAACACCAGGGCCGTGGTAGCCGCGACCGAAAGGGTGATGCGTTCGGCTGTCGGACGTGACAGTTGCCCTGTCAACACGCCCCCCCATGCGACCACTGTCAGCCCGGCAAAGGCCGGATAAGCCGCAGCATCCACGGTTCGAAAATAGGCCGACACAACGGGTCCGTCCCACCGATAGGTGGCACACAGCAGTCGAAGCTCCAGGGCGTTTCGTTCACAGGCTGCCTGGGCCCATGCATTGGCCGACAACAATCCGGCCAACACCAATCCTATCCAGAGCGGCCGCCCCATCACTCGGTATGTACTTCGTCCAGCTCGGTCCGGCTGCGTGGCGTTTGCATCCCCATCGCCTCCTGAACCCGGCGACGGATCTCCTCCTGTAGCTCCGGATGCGCCTTCAGCCAGGCCTTGGCAGCCTCCCGGCCCTGTCCGATTCGCTCCTCACCGTAAGCGTACCAGGAGCCACTCTTCTGAAGGATGTTGTGCTCAACGGCCAGATCAACCAGCTCACCCAACACAGAGATGCCTTCTCCGTAGATAATATCGAACTCGGCTTCGCGGAACGGCGGGGCCACTTTATTCTTGACGATTTTTACTTTGGTACGGTTACCCACCACTTCGGTACCTTCTTTAATGGCCCCGATCCGCCGAATATCCATACGCACCGAAGCGTAAAATTTCAGCGCACGCCCCCCCGTGGTGGTTTCGGGGTTACCGAACATAACCCCGATCTTTTCACGGAGCTGGTTGATGAAAATAAGCACGGTGCGCGTACGATTAATCGTGCCCGTCAGCTTGCGCAGAGCCTGGCTCATCAGGCGGGCCTGCAGTCCGACATGGCTATCCCCCATGTCGCCCTGAATTTCGGCCTGGGGCACCAGCGCGGCGACCGAGTCAACCACAATGACGTCAAGCGCACCACTGCGCACCAGCGTATCGCAGATATTCAGGGCCTGTTCGCCTGTATCCGGTTGGGATACGAGCAGGTTATCCAGATCAACGCCCAAGTTGGCTGCGTAGCGCGCATCAAAGGCGTGTTCGGCATCAATGAACGCACAGGCCCCTCCCAGTTTCTGCGCTTCGGCCATAATGTGCAGCGCCAGCGTAGTCTTACCGGACGACTCAGGCCCGAAGATTTCTATGATGCGTCCCCGGGGCACCCCCCCTACGCCAAGCGCCGCATCCAGCGCCAGCGAACCGGTGGGAATCACATCGACTGAGATAGCCGGTGCGTCACCCAGACGCATGATGGCGCCCTTGCCATACTGTTTTTCAATGTGCTTGACCGCCAGCTCCAGCGCCTTCGCTTTTGCTGCATCCTGAATTGCCATGATAACCGTCCTGATTGCTCAGTTTTTCTGGTAAAGTATAAAATATTCTTACGCTTGCCAAGATCGATCACCGGGCTGCCACCGGTCTGTCATGCCGACAGAACAGGGGTCGAGATCATCTTTTGAAGCAAATGTCGTCGTAAAAGATCCAGTGCGGCGGCTGTAGCCCGCTGTTTGAAGCGTTGTCGGTCATCCGGCAGGTAATAGCGTCGCGCAAAGGCAGTGTGCGCGTCGGCCAGTCCGATCCAGACGGTGCCTACTGGCTTATCGGGGGTGCCTCCAGTCGGTCCGGCAATGCCCGTGGTCGCAAGGGCAAGGTGGGCACCCAGTCGTTCGCGCACGCCGCAGGCCATCTGCACCGCTACTGCTTCGCTAACCGCGCCTTCACGCGCCAGCACGTCGGGGTCCACGCCCAGCACAGCAACTTTCACGGCATTGTCATAAGCCACCACGCCGCCACGGAAGTACGCAGAGGCTCCGCTGACATTGGTGAGGCAGTCAGCCAGATGACCTCCGGTACAGCTTTCGGCTACGGCCATGGTGGCGTTCAGCCGACGCAACATTTGCCCGACCACTACTTCCAGCCTCTCTTCATTGGTGCTTACCAGATGACTCCCGATACGTTCGCGAATGAACCGCACCAGTTTTTCGATATGCTGCCGGGCTTGCTCGTCAGAGGGCGCCCGCACTGTCAGACGCAACCGCACTCCATAGGGATCGGGCAGGTAGGCCAGTTGCATGGTGTCGCTGAGCAGGGCTTCTATACCGGCCAGTCGCTGCTGCAGGTCCGACTCGCCAATCCCGGCCGTTACCAGTATTTGCTGCCGGACAGCCGGTCGGCCAGGCAGCTGCTCCAAACGCGGCAGCACGACCTCACGCATCAACGTTTGTAGCTCATGCGGCACACCAGGAAGTACCACAACAATACCTGCCTTGTCCTGCAACCACAGGCCCGGGGCCGTACCGACCGGATTCGGCAGTGGCACAAATCCTTC
Above is a window of Rhodothermus sp. DNA encoding:
- a CDS encoding NAD(P) transhydrogenase subunit alpha is translated as MLDNLIIFVLAAFVGFEVISKVPQTLHTPLMSGSNAISGITIVGALVVAGMVGGTWSKWLGLVALIAATINVVGGFLVTDRMLQMFKTRAQRAQTSEKQEVSEPAAMS
- a CDS encoding Re/Si-specific NAD(P)(+) transhydrogenase subunit alpha, which translates into the protein MAVQIGVPAETAAGERRVALVPDVVKRLTQQGMTVRVAQGAGAKAYFADAAYETAGAQVVTQEEAWASDLVVHVQPPSVEEITLLRSGSVLIGFLSPLDHPERIEKLARQGVTALAMELVPRISRAQKMDALSAMAAVAGYKAVLIAANLLPKFFPLLTTAAGTVRPANVLVLGAGVAGLQAIATARRLGARVSAYDIRDVVKEEVQSLGATFVELPFEVPDAQDVSGYAKALAEEKQRQQAQLLVPHIGRADVVISTAQVPGRRAPVLITEEAVAAMQPGSVIIDLAAPNGGNCVLTRPGETVVHNGVHIVGPMNLPAEMPVHASQMYARTLLAMIQEFTTPEGFTPNFEDEIFKSACVTYKGEVVNERVRALLAA
- the serC gene encoding 3-phosphoserine/phosphohydroxythreonine transaminase codes for the protein MTQPAALQAPVFRTASGRVYNFSAGPAVLPEPVLMEVREELPVYRDLGTSILEISHRSSTYADIDASAKALLRKLLGLDEKWHVLFLQGGASLQFHQVPLNFLPRDGSADYLITGAWAQKAYKEARFLGNARVAASSEDRNFSYIPDSSTWNLNPKAAYLHFTSNNTIYGTQFQTEPEAEVPLVCDASSDFLSRRINPERYGLIYAGAQKNVGPAGVTVVLIRDDFLQRRNQPLPTMLDYGTHVGKIFNTPPVFAVYLVEKVLRWLEGLGGLPAIEAINNRKAQLLYDRIDRSEFYRGTAEPTSRSKMNVTFRLPSEELEQRFVEEARQAGLIGLKGHRSVGGLRASIYNACPIEAVEALISFMDYFEQRYG
- a CDS encoding 3-phosphoglycerate dehydrogenase family protein; this encodes MQVLVADKLEARCLAALQHMGLTVHNRPELKNEALSEALSDLNPEILVVRSTRVTADMMQAAPSLELIIRAGAGYDTIDVTAASDRGIFVANCPGKNAVAVAELTFGLILALDRFIPENVLDARQGRWNKAAYSKGRGLKGRTLGVIGLGHIGREVVRRAHAFGMPVVAWSRSLTDEIAHELGVVRKHSPLEVANEADIVTLHLAATPETRHLANRAFFEAMKPGAYFINTSRSSLVDEEALSWALEHRGIRAALDVMEGEPAEKSGAFAHPLARHPQVYITHHIGASTQQAQEAIADEVVRIIRSYLETGHAPNCVNLEVHSPATHLLTVRHLDKVGVLASVLDEVRRANWNVQEMENLIFAGARAACARIRFDGQPDEAVVQRIAALPDVLAVSLIPLH
- a CDS encoding DUF1015 family protein, which gives rise to MSLLYPFRALRPLPEKAAEVASPPYDVVRTEEARRLAAGKPWSFLHVIRPEIDLPEGTDEHDEAVYAKGAENLRRFRESALFVQDPTPALYIYRQQMGDHVQTGVFGCVPVAAYEDGRIVRHEKTRPDKEADRTRHILEQRAHAEPVMLTYADQAVIDERVARGMEGAPLYDFVADDGVRHTIWKVDDPSTLLEAFQGVQRVYVADGHHRCAAAARAARVLREQEATREGLAAYEIFPAVLFPMGQLRILPYHRVVRRLPMSAEEFLQALEARMEVRRHVEDPTPPAKGIITLYLDGSWHRVVLPPSQRATVADQLDVARLNEHILEPILGITDPRTDPNLDFVGGIRGLPALKDMVERGEADLAIAMYPTSIEELVAVSDAGLLMPPKSTWFEPKLRSGLLIHVFD
- a CDS encoding ABC transporter substrate binding protein — encoded protein: MRTMRFVAVLSFLLSTAFVLVPANESEVTPIQQLFLIKELKPDISRIGVIWDKSATSRDQILLQLERASAATGIKVIVGEVANLQEVAPQFRTLLRDHRIEALWILEESGLLGRAATRSFLIKSATQAGMPVFAPSETWLKEGACVTWRKDAGGIQLVVNKAVAEAMGITIPAKYENRTAFLAMN
- a CDS encoding methyl-accepting chemotaxis protein; the encoded protein is MEELRTHSLRALLTRMNLRRRFVLFLGGLATLTFVAFFIYAQYSIRVTEHEFEQRGHLLAQMLAHKNSLALLMQDTEGLQQALEQATASGYATAGAFLNQEDSVVAAHNLEILRPEDLAAPADTTLGARLHWTKTRAGAPVLVAQAPVTLGADGQQLGRVLVVLPAESVQAQQRTGFWLSMLIAAFITLIVWLILVVVQRTVVRPVEQLRQAARAVEQGDLSVRVHIDQQDEIGQLAASFNAMVEASQRNMEALREQQEAAEAARKQAEALRRQAEETSQRLQERFRQISQVIAAVTRGDLTHRLEVSEDDEVGALMRQINQMIEDLTALVREIHATGNALAEVAHSVSTSAEEMSAGASNQAQQTMEVATAIEEMTQTIASSSQNAHEANRMAQRASKLAASGEEIFRKTTEGMHRIATIVKDSTQKVMALGESSAQIGEIIQVISSIADQTNLLALNAAIEAARAGEQGRGFAVVADEVRKLAERTTSATKEIEQMITRIQQNTGEVVESMTRGNSEVEAGLKLADEASHAFGEILQAIDQMVLMINQIASASEQQSATSSQISQSVEEISSVANEVSRATSELAATANILNQHVHQMRQLIERFRIQQTNELKQPITASIGDGQ
- a CDS encoding phosphatase PAP2 family protein; this encodes MGRPLWIGLVLAGLLSANAWAQAACERNALELRLLCATYRWDGPVVSAYFRTVDAAAYPAFAGLTVVAWGGVLTGQLSRPTAERITLSVAATTALVFGLKAVIQRDRPFKAWEDITPRGDSPSSYAFPSGHAALAFALATAWSLEVPRVYVVGPAYVWASSVAIGRVWKGVHYPTDVLIGAALGAGVAWTIHQLWQ
- the recA gene encoding recombinase RecA, translating into MAIQDAAKAKALELAVKHIEKQYGKGAIMRLGDAPAISVDVIPTGSLALDAALGVGGVPRGRIIEIFGPESSGKTTLALHIMAEAQKLGGACAFIDAEHAFDARYAANLGVDLDNLLVSQPDTGEQALNICDTLVRSGALDVIVVDSVAALVPQAEIQGDMGDSHVGLQARLMSQALRKLTGTINRTRTVLIFINQLREKIGVMFGNPETTTGGRALKFYASVRMDIRRIGAIKEGTEVVGNRTKVKIVKNKVAPPFREAEFDIIYGEGISVLGELVDLAVEHNILQKSGSWYAYGEERIGQGREAAKAWLKAHPELQEEIRRRVQEAMGMQTPRSRTELDEVHTE
- a CDS encoding competence/damage-inducible protein A, which encodes MMKAVLLTIGDELLTGVTINTNAAWLGAELTARGITVERIEVVGDHPEAICQALRRARAEAAVVIICGGLGPTHDDRTREALASCMSRPLRLQSELLAQIEAYFRQRGRPMPERNRVQALIPEGFVPLPNPVGTAPGLWLQDKAGIVVVLPGVPHELQTLMREVVLPRLEQLPGRPAVRQQILVTAGIGESDLQQRLAGIEALLSDTMQLAYLPDPYGVRLRLTVRAPSDEQARQHIEKLVRFIRERIGSHLVSTNEERLEVVVGQMLRRLNATMAVAESCTGGHLADCLTNVSGASAYFRGGVVAYDNAVKVAVLGVDPDVLAREGAVSEAVAVQMACGVRERLGAHLALATTGIAGPTGGTPDKPVGTVWIGLADAHTAFARRYYLPDDRQRFKQRATAAALDLLRRHLLQKMISTPVLSA